In Ipomoea triloba cultivar NCNSP0323 chromosome 15, ASM357664v1, one genomic interval encodes:
- the LOC116006370 gene encoding putative late blight resistance protein homolog R1C-3: MAFDAVTTLIQVVEAAEQDIMEPKLLSILCPGGLMMVPLLETIELLSYNLHFLQAFLVECKAKMNDRDNRARRLYTDVQDEVARIYYKYEINSSRILLYSGEYGGMNAALKPCEDIHYLLKIIVRDIEEVKDRILEEKKRAALKAEVQNITIWDTYQSALVIENEVIVGFDSDIEKIVNRLCYSYMMRSVFTIMSNSNIDKFQRYVKNLVLKLQVIPLVGEGGIGKTTLAKRVYGHPITIASFHIRAWVVVSKVHNLKEMLIGLLRCISPITSEIYNIDEAQIAEKLNTSLMGQKYLIFLDDIWTTAAWDAIQGYFPENFNGSRILVTTRFKEVAEYLSTNPYQVKYQTFSDRWELFSRKVFGQSQYVPREYEPIGERIVLGCGGLPLVVVLISGLLATAKGSIEIWRDVARTLDGVGRYDNNKRISKIVSLSYKYLPNHLKACFKYFGVFPEDSDIPVKKLINLWVAEGFIKPHNNMSLEEVGESYLHDLINRNLVQINELSIDGKVKLCNIHDRVHEVCVREAINGNTLCIINDNHAPKASHWLSCQTSHWPITRASYGNCSPDEIHSVLCFGRDVYHSKCRLVYPCLKLLRVLDLSLVKWSQGMPREITDLVHLRYLALSTIGSLYKLRFFNLKNLRTLIVTSWIEKYPLQLPCDILDLPQLRYLHVDKKCSQYLPCLVKKDLQTLYWLKVASADKEPDFRMVPNLKELGIYIEGQLAPSYLGSLVYLHILEKLKFEVGRVERFYLPIGFPPNLKKLTFCYTYLPWKEMDTIGKLPHLQVLKLKDFAFCGSTWEPLKHGFRELKALLISRSNLKHWNASSNDFPVLERLVLRYCWELKQVPLKFAKIGTLKLIVLECCYSSLVTSANKLLFEGMDDCPLRVCKVGTKVELPNNQSSKEECVKSSKVELPNNESFEEEKVESSKEECVESSKVELRNNESFEEESVESSKEECVKSFMVELPNYECFERESDESSEEESDYSSEEECVGRSKVESSEEDSMKSSKEESVKSCKQPSMESSKEERSKSSKEESVGRSKELKCCLVGDFCTLLWVLILITMCVGLLLLILGLI, from the exons ATGGCTTTTGATGCTGTAACCACTCTAATCCAAGTAGTAGAGGCTGCAGAGCAAGACATTATGGAGCCCAAACTACTTTCAATTTTGTGTCCTGGAGGATTAATGATGGTGCCACTGCTTGAAACGATTGAGTTGCTGTCTTACAATCTCCATTTTCTGCAAGCTTTTCTGGTGGAATGTAAGGCGAAAATGAATGACAGGGACAACAGGGCTCGGAGACTGTATACAGATGTCCAAGATGAAGTTGCTAGAATATATTACAAGTACGAAATAAACTCTTCACGGATACTATTATATTCGGGTGAGTACGGGGGAATGAATGCTGCACTTAAGCCTTGTGAAGATATTCATTATCTCTTGAAAATTATAGTAAGAGATATTGAGGAAGTTAAAGACCGGATcctggaggaaaaaaaaagagctgCTTTAAAGGCTGAGGTACAGAACATAACAATTTGGGATACCTACCAAAGTGCTTTAGTGATTGAGAATGAAGTGATTGTAGGATTTGACAGTGATATTGAGAAGATAGTTAACCGGCTCTGTTATTCATACATGATGAGATCAGTTTTCACCATTATGAGCAATAGTAACATTGACAAATTTCAAAGATATGTTAAAAACCTAGTGCTGAAACTACAAGTTATCCCACTCGTCGGGGAAGGAGGCATTGGAAAAACTACATTAGCCAAAAGAGTCTATGGACATCCAATTACTATTGCTAGCTTTCACATTCGAGCATGGGTAGTTGTGTCTAAAGTTCATAACCTCAAAGAGATGCTCATTGGTCTATTACGTTGTATTTCACCAATCACTAGTGAAATCTACAACATAGACGAGGCTCAGATAGCTGAAAAATTAAACACAAGTTTGATGGGCCAgaagtatttaattttcttggatGATATATGGACCACTGCTGCATGGGATGCCATCCAAGGATATTTTCCAGAGAATTTTAATGGAAGCCGAATCTTAGTAACTACTCGGTTCAAAGAGGTGGCTGAATACTTAAGTACGAATCCCTACCAAGTGAAGTATCAAACTTTTTCGGATCGTTGGGAATTATTTTCAAGGAAAGTGTTTGGGCAAAGCCAATATGTTCCCCGTGAATATGAGCCAATTGGAGAACGCATTGTTCTTGGTTGTGGTGGATTACCCCTAGTAGTTGTTTTAATTTCCGGACTTTTGGCGACAGCAAAAGGGTCTATAGAAATATGGAGAGATGTTGCCCGAACTTTGGATGGAGTTGGTAGATATGATAATAAcaaaagaatttcaaaaatagtTTCATTAAGCTACAAGTACTTACCTAATCATTTGAAGGCTTGCTTTAAGTATTTTGGTGTGTTTCCAGAAGACAGTGACATTCCTGTTAAGAAATTAATCAACTTATGGGTTGCAGAGGGATTTATAAAGCCACATAACAATATGAGTTTGGAAGAAGTGGGAGAGAGTTACTTGCATGATCTCATTAATAGAAATCTAGTTCAAATTAATGAGCTAAGTATTGATGGCAAAGTTAAATTATGTAACATTCATGATCGAGTGCACGAGGTTTGTGTGAGAGAAGCAATTAATGGGAATACATTGTGCATTATCAATGACAACCATGCTCCAAAGGCTAGTCATTGGTTAAGCTGTCAAACAAGTCATTGGCCAATCACTCGAGCCAGTTATGGGAATTGCAGTCCTGATGAAATCCATTCTGTTCTCTGCTTTGGTAGAGATGTATACCATTCAAAATGCAGGTTGGTATACCCATGTTTGAAATTGCTAAGAGTACTGGATTTATCATTAGTTAAATGGTCACAAGGCATGCCTCGTGAAATAACAGACTTGGTTCATTTGAGATACTTGGCTTTAAGTACCATTGGTTCTCTTTACAAGCTTCGATTTTTCAATCTTAAAAATTTGCGAACTCTCATAGTTACTTCATGGATCGAAAAATATCCTTTGCAACTGCCATGTGATATTTTGGATTTGCCACAGTTGAGGTATTTGCATGTTGACAAGAAATGTTCACAATATCTCCCTTGCTTAGTGAAAAAAGATCTTCAAACTCTTTATTGGTTGAAAGTTGCTAGCGCCGACAAAGAACCAGACTTCAGAATGGTTCCAAACCTAAAGGAACTTGGGATTTACATTGAAGGCCAATTGGCACCTAGCTATCTAGGGAGCCTTGTGTATTTACATATACTTGAGAAGTTGAAGTTTGAAGTAGGAAGAGTCGAGCGCTTTTATCTTCCAATTGGTTTTCCACCAAACCTTAAGAAGTTGACATTTTGCTATACTTATCTTCCATGGAAAGAGATGGACACAATTGGCAAGTTGCCACACCTTCAGGTGCTTAAACTAAAAGATTTCGCCTTTTGTGGCTCAACGTGGGAACCATTGAAGCATGGCTTTCGGGAATTAAAGGCACTTCTCATTTCACGTTCAAATCTCAAACATTGGAATGCAAGTTCTAATGATTTCCCAGTTTTGGAGCGCCTAGTCTTAAGATATTGTTGGGAATTGAAACAAGTTCCACTGAAGTTTGCAAAAATTGGAACACTGAAGTTAATTGTGTTAGAATGTTGTTATTCTTCTCTTGTGACTTCTGCAAACAAGTTACTGTTCGAGGGAATGGATGATTGTCCACTTCGTGTTTGTAAAGTTGGAACTAAG GTTGAATTGCCAAATAATCAAAGCTCTAAAGAAGAATGTGTGAAAAGCTCTAAG GTTGAATTGCCAAATAATgaaagctttgaagaagaaaagGTGGAAAGCTCTAAAGAAGAATGTGTGGAAAGCTCTAAG GTTGAATTGCGAAATAATgaaagctttgaagaagaaagtgtggaAAGCTCTAAAGAAGAATGTGTCAAAAGCTTTATG GTTGAATTGCCAAATTATGAATGCTTTGAAAGAGAAAGTGATGAAAGCTCTGAAGAAGAAAGTGATTACAGCTCCGAAGAAGAATGTGTTGGAAGATCTAAG GTTGAAAGCTCTGAAGAAGATAGTATGAAAAGCTCTAAAGAAGAAAGTGTGAAAAGTTGTAAGCAACCAAGTATGGAAAGCTCTAAAGAAGAAAGATCGAAAAGCTCTAAAGAAGAAAGTGTGGGAAGGTCTAAAGAACTAAAGTGTTGTTTGGTTGGGGACTTTTGCACcctactatgggttttgataCTCATTACCATGTGTGTTGGTCTACTTTTGTTAATTTTGGGCTTAATTTGA
- the LOC116007602 gene encoding potassium channel KAT3-like isoform X2, translating to MLSTRHFFGMHLKGLKKEELDEIPIVADLLGDPNENEVSAEAEVPESNNGGQNQQENRNHTTFASTGTILTRVIIHGHHPNDDELKDGSRGKLIHLPNSIEELFEYSRFGKRGSKVFMGNGSEVEDIGALRENDHLYIC from the exons ATGCTGAGCACAAGACATTTTTTCGGGATG CATTTGAAGGGACTAAAAAAGGAGGAATTAGATGAGATACCAATTGTAGCAGACTTGCTTGGTGACCCGAACGAAAACGAG GTTAGTGCAGAAGCTGAGGTACCAGAAAGCAATAATGGAGGACAGAACCAACAAGAAAACA GAAACCACACAACATTTGCATCAACAGGAACGATTCTGACACGAGTGATTATACACGGGCATCATCCAAATGATGATGAACTAAAAGATGGAAGTAGAGGCAAGCTGATCCACCTTCCTAATTCAATTGAAGAGCTTTTTGAGTATAGCAG GTTTGGGAAGAGAGGAAGTAAAGTTTTTATGGGTAATGGCTCTGAGGTTGAAGATATTGGTGCTTTAAGAGAAAATGATcatttgtatatttgttga
- the LOC116007602 gene encoding potassium channel KAT3-like isoform X1: protein MPVVSFTWFAIENKKKALEEHTEGAFSPIFFDSDACVGVLMPKLVSAEAEVPESNNGGQNQQENRNHTTFASTGTILTRVIIHGHHPNDDELKDGSRGKLIHLPNSIEELFEYSRFGKRGSKVFMGNGSEVEDIGALRENDHLYIC from the exons ATGCCTGTTGTTTCATTCACATGGTTTGCAATTGAGAACAAGAAGAAAGCTTTAGAAGAACATACAGAAGGAGCATTTTCTCCTATTTTCTTTGACTCTGATGCATGTGTTGGTGTTTTAATGCCAAAACTG GTTAGTGCAGAAGCTGAGGTACCAGAAAGCAATAATGGAGGACAGAACCAACAAGAAAACA GAAACCACACAACATTTGCATCAACAGGAACGATTCTGACACGAGTGATTATACACGGGCATCATCCAAATGATGATGAACTAAAAGATGGAAGTAGAGGCAAGCTGATCCACCTTCCTAATTCAATTGAAGAGCTTTTTGAGTATAGCAG GTTTGGGAAGAGAGGAAGTAAAGTTTTTATGGGTAATGGCTCTGAGGTTGAAGATATTGGTGCTTTAAGAGAAAATGATcatttgtatatttgttga
- the LOC116007602 gene encoding uncharacterized protein LOC116007602 isoform X3 encodes MPVVSFTWFAIENKKKALEEHTEGAFSPIFFDSDACVGVLMPKLVSAEAEVPESNNGGQNQQENRNHTTFASTGTILTRVIIHGHHPNDDELKDGSRGKLIHLPNSIEELFEYSRKQVWEERK; translated from the exons ATGCCTGTTGTTTCATTCACATGGTTTGCAATTGAGAACAAGAAGAAAGCTTTAGAAGAACATACAGAAGGAGCATTTTCTCCTATTTTCTTTGACTCTGATGCATGTGTTGGTGTTTTAATGCCAAAACTG GTTAGTGCAGAAGCTGAGGTACCAGAAAGCAATAATGGAGGACAGAACCAACAAGAAAACA GAAACCACACAACATTTGCATCAACAGGAACGATTCTGACACGAGTGATTATACACGGGCATCATCCAAATGATGATGAACTAAAAGATGGAAGTAGAGGCAAGCTGATCCACCTTCCTAATTCAATTGAAGAGCTTTTTGAGTATAGCAG AAAACAGGTTTGGGAAGAGAGGAAGTAA